The Populus nigra chromosome 14, ddPopNigr1.1, whole genome shotgun sequence genome has a segment encoding these proteins:
- the LOC133672658 gene encoding LOW QUALITY PROTEIN: small ribosomal subunit protein mL103 (rPPR7) (The sequence of the model RefSeq protein was modified relative to this genomic sequence to represent the inferred CDS: inserted 2 bases in 1 codon), translated as MPSTLRHLRHLSTTTQKISITKAKSRLRTEHDPDKALAIFSSASSNDSSPPVVSRYAQDLTVRRLAKSHRFDDIESLMESQKSDPKIKQEPFLSSLIRSYGVAGMFDQALKTYQEMDQLGTPRSCISFNALLSACIQSKLYKKVPVLFSEISEKYRVLPDTVSYGMLVKAYCEDGKPEKAIEVLGEMEKKGVEVTAIVCTPVLNCLYSKGKKDEAERFLDGMVERGCELDAVVYNVKISNAVSXGPERVKELIEEMENYGLKPDTISYNYLMTSYCTSGMMEEAKKVYEEFRVHGCKANAATFRTLVFNLCKNGEYEKGYEIFKDSVKVHRIPDFNTLKYLVKGLVEKKKIKEAKGLIRTMKKKFPLNLLNAWKKVEENLGLHSTEEDKEVKEATA; from the exons ATGCCCTCCACCCTGCGCCACCTCCGCCACCTCTCCACCACCACCCAGAAAATCTCCATCACCAAAGCCAAATCAAGACTCCGCACTGAACATGACCCAGACAAAGCACTAGCCATCTTCTCCTCCGCTTCCAGTAATGACTCCTCCCCACCTGTCGTCTCTCGCTATGCTCAAGACCTCACCGTCCGCCGCCTCGCCAAATCCCACCGTTTCGATGACATCGAGTCCTTGATGGAATCCCAAAAATCCGACCccaaaatcaaacaagaacCCTTTCTTTCTTCACTAATCAGATCTTACGGTGTTGCCGGGATGTTTGATCAGGCACtaaaaacttatcaagaaatgGATCAATTGGGTACCCCTCGGTCTTGTATTTCTTTTAATGCTTTGTTATCTGCTTGCATTCAATCCAAACTTTACAAGAAAGTTCCTGTGCTGTTTAGTGAAATTAGTGAGAAATATAGGGTTTTGCCTGATACGGTTTCGTATGGGATGTTAGTCAAGGCTTATTGCGAGGATGGGAAACCGGAGAAGGCGATTGAGGTACTGGGGGAAATGGAAAAGAAAGGAGTGGAAGTTACGGCGATTGTTTGTACACCAGTTTTGAATTGTTTGTATTCAAAGGGAAAGAAAGATGAGGCGGAGAGGTTTTTGGATGGGATGGTGGAAAGAGGGTGCGAGTTGGATGCTGTGGTGTACAATGTGAAGATTAGCAATGCTGTGAG CGGGCCGGAGAGAGTGAAGGAGTTGATTGAGGAGATGGAGAATTATGGGTTGAAACCGGATACAAttagttataattatttgatgACTAGTTATTGTACGAGTGGGATGATGGAGGAAGCGAAGAAGGTTTATGAGGAGTTTAGGGTACATGGGTGTAAAGCGAATGCGGCAACATTTAGAACTCTGGTTTTTAACTTGTGTAAGAATGGCGAATACGAGAAAGGGTATGAGATATTTAAGGATAGTGTGAAGGTGCATAGAATTCCAGATTTTAATACATTGAAATATTTGGTGAAGGGGTtggtggagaagaagaagatcaagGAAGCAAAAGGATTGATTCGTACAATGAAGAAAAAGTTCCCTCTTAATTTATTGAATGCGTGGAAGAAAGTTGAGGAAAATCTTGGTTTGCATTCTACTGAGGAGGACAAGGAAGTTAAAGAGGCTACAGCTTAA
- the LOC133672422 gene encoding uncharacterized protein LOC133672422: MTTRIAPGVGANLLGQHSAERNQDATAYVGNLDPQVSEELLWELFVQAGPVVNVYVPKDRVTNLHQGYGFVEFRSEEDADYAIKVLNMIKLYGKPIRVNKASQDKKSLDVGANLFIGNLDPDVDEKLLHDTFSAFGVIVTNPKIMRDPETGNSRGFGFISYDSFEASDAAIEAMNGQYLCNRQITVSYAYKKDTKGERHGTPAERVLAASNPTTQKSRPHTLFASGPPTLASQANGAMVAPVPPRPFANGVVAPGPIPALRPPPPPNAAFAPMQVGGQSAWHGQPPQQGQPMPPPVMPAPPVQFRPPPPNMQQPPMQGAPMFPRPPPQPMAMGAQQQVWRQPPPPPQQFAGRPHMPQMLMQPPPPPNALPPPPPPSS, translated from the exons ATGACGACTCGAATAGCACCGGGTGTTGGAGCTAACTTACTTGGCCAACACTCAGCCGAGAGAAATCAAGATGCCACTGCTTACGTTGGAAATCTCGATCCTCAAGTTTCCGAGGAATTACTTTGGGAATTATTTGTTCAAGCCGGTCCTGTTG ttaatgTTTATGTTCCTAAGGATAGAGTAACAAATCTTCACCAAGGATATGGATTCGTAGAGTTTCGGAGTGAAGAAGATGCTGATTAT GCAATTAAGGTTTTGAATATGATTAAGCTTTATGGTAAGCCAATTCGCGTAAATAAG GCGTCACAAGATAAAAAGAGCCTGGATGTGGGAGCGAATCTCTTTATTGGAAATCTTGACCCT gatgTTGATGAGAAACTTCTGCATGATACTTTCAGTGCATTTGGAGTAATTGTTACAAATCCTAAG ATAATGAGAGATCCAGAGACTGGAAATTCCCGAGGTTTTGGTTTCATCAGTTATGATTCATTTGAAGCTTCTGATGCAGCTATTGAG GCAATGAATGGTCAGTATCTTTGCAACCGTCAGATAACAGTCTCATATGCATACAAGAAAGACACTAAAGGGGAGCGCCATGGTACTCCAGCAG AGAGAGTTTTGGCTGCAAGCAATCCAACTACCCAAAAGAGCAGGCCCCACACTCTGTTTGCCAGTGGACCTCCAACACTTGCCTCTCAGGCCAATGGTGCTATGGTCGCACCTGTGCCTCCACGTCCCTTTGCAAATGGTGTTGTAGCTCCAGGACCAATTCCAGCACTGCGCCCTCCGCCCCCACCAAATGCAGCATTTGCACCGATGCAGGTTGGTGGTCAATCAGCTTGGCATGGCCAGCCACCTCAACAAGGTCAACCAATGCCACCTCCCGTCATGCCTGCACCGCCTGTTCAATTCAGGCCACCCCCTCCAAACATGCAACAACCTCCTATGCAAGGAGCTCCCATGTTCCCAAGGCCTCCCCCACAGCCCATGGCCATGGGAGCCCAACAACAAGTTTGGCGacagccaccaccaccaccacagcaATTTGCTGGAAGGCCCCATATGCCACAAATGTTGATGCAACCACCGCCACCACCCAATGcgctaccaccaccaccaccaccctcaAGTTGA